In the genome of Curtobacterium sp. MCLR17_036, the window GCGCGTCCACGCCGGCGGCCGAGTCGAACGCCGCCTGCTTGCCGTCCTCACTGAGGATCGCCCCGCCGTTCTGCCAGAGGTGCGGCCACATCTGCCACGTGGTCTCCTCGCTGCCGGACACCGAGTAGCCGTACCCGAAGGTGTTGCTGTCCTTCTCGGTAAGCTGCTTCGCGGCCTTGCGGAAGTCCTCCCACGTCCAGTCGGCGGTCGGGTACGCGACACCGGCCCGGTCGAACACGGTAGTGTTGTAGAGCAGCGAGATGTTGTCGACGACCGCGGGGAACCCGATCACCTTGCCGCCCGTGGGCTGGGCGGTGTTTCGTGCGGCCTGGGTGAACTCGTCCCAGGCGACGTCCGGCTCCTCGATGGTGTCGCGGAGGTCGAGCGTGCGGTCCGAGCGTTCGAGCTGGCTCGCCCACGACCCGAACGTGTACGAGATGTCCGGTGAGTCGTTGCCGGCGAAGGACGCCGCGAGCTTCTGCAGCAGCTCGTCCGTCGAGGACGCACCCGGCGACATGTCGATCGTCACGTTCGGGTGGTCGTCCTCGTACTCGTCGACGAGCGCCTGCAGGAGCTTCTCGGCCTGGTCGCTCTGTCCCGACCACATGGTCAGGTGCACGGGGGCCGAGGTGTCGAGCGTCGTCGCACCCTGCGTGGCGCAGCCGGCGAGCGCCGAGCCGACGACCGTCAGGACGGCGGCCGCCGCGGTCCAGCGCGCGCGGCGCCGACCGGGGCCGGTCGGGGTGGCGCGGGTTCCTCTTCGTGTCACTGCGGACTCCTTCGTCGTCGCGTGCGTCGGTCGGTCGGCGCCGTCGTCAGACGGCGGCCGGGTCGAGCTGCACCCGGAGCGGCTCCGGCAGC includes:
- a CDS encoding ABC transporter substrate-binding protein — encoded protein: MTRRGTRATPTGPGRRRARWTAAAAVLTVVGSALAGCATQGATTLDTSAPVHLTMWSGQSDQAEKLLQALVDEYEDDHPNVTIDMSPGASSTDELLQKLAASFAGNDSPDISYTFGSWASQLERSDRTLDLRDTIEEPDVAWDEFTQAARNTAQPTGGKVIGFPAVVDNISLLYNTTVFDRAGVAYPTADWTWEDFRKAAKQLTEKDSNTFGYGYSVSGSEETTWQMWPHLWQNGGAILSEDGKQAAFDSAAGVDALSFLRDMAVEDRSVYLDQTDTKFAQLFESDRIGMITSGPWELSALQTAGTSYGVVQLPGTDGDHQTVSGPDLWTLFDNKDVNRAYWATDFVKWLTAKEQDERFNVAVGNLPLRSSEATSEAFLQQAKALPGLDVMQENSANAKQTRPTVPGYNGLSEAFGNAVAHVLQGDGDPKTALRQASDAADKALRQG